From one Macaca nemestrina isolate mMacNem1 chromosome 5, mMacNem.hap1, whole genome shotgun sequence genomic stretch:
- the LOC105498642 gene encoding mucin-21, whose protein sequence is MKMQKGNVLLTFCLLLHLEAAINPSGTSTSANTGPTVTSSGISTVMNSGPSVTSSGASTATNSASSTTSGGASTATNSASSTTSGGASTATSSEFSTTSSGASTATSSDSSTTSTGASTATSSDSSTTSREASTATSSDSSTPSSGASTATSSESSTTSTGASTATSSESSTTSSGASTATSSESSTTSSGAGTATSSESSTTSGGTSTATSSESSTTSTGASTATSSDSSTTSTGASTATSSESSTTSSGAGTATSSESSTTSGGTSRVTSSDSSTPSSGASTATSSGSSVTSAGSGTPTLTGTHTTSHRVITSASTAVSGAKPGGSLLPWEIFLITLVSVVVAVGLFAGLFFCVRNSLSLRNIFNTAVYRPHGLDPGPGGNRGAPHRPRWSPNWFWRRPVSSIAMEMSGRNNGP, encoded by the exons CAATAAATCCCAGTGGGACTAGCACCTCTGCCAACACTGGACCCACTGTGACCTCCAGTGGGATCAGCACAGTCATGAACTCTGGGCCCAGTGTGACCTCCAGTGGGGCCAGCACAGCCACCAACTCTGCGTCCAGCACAACCTCCGGCGGGGCCAGCACAGCCACCAACTCTGCGTCCAGCACAACCTCCGGCGGGGCCAGCACAGCCACCAGCTCTGAGTTCAGCACAACCTCCAGTGGGGCCAGCACAGCCACCAGCTCTGACTCCAGCACAACCTCCACTGGGGCCAGCACAGCCACCAGCTCTGACTCCAGCACAACCTCCAGGGAGGCCAGCACAGCCACCAGCTCTGACTCCAGCACACCCTCCAGTGGGGCCAGCACAGCCACCAGCTCTGAGTCCAGCACAACCTCCACTGGGGCCAGCACAGCCACCAGCTCTGAGTCCAGCACAACCTCCAGTGGGGCCAGCACAGCCACCAGCTCTGAGTCCAGCACAACCTCCAGTGGTGCCGGCACAGCCACCAGCTCTGAGTCCAGCACAACCTCCGGTGGGACCAGCACAGCCACCAGCTCTGAGTCCAGCACAACCTCCACTGGGGCCAGCACAGCCACCAGCTCTGACTCCAGCACAACCTCCACTGGGGCCAGCACAGCCACCAGCTCTGAGTCCAGCACAACCTCCAGTGGGGCCGGCACAGCCACCAGCTCTGAGTCCAGCACAACCTCTGGTGGGACCAGCAGAGTCACCAGCTCTGACTCCAGCACACCCTCCAGTGGGGCCAGCACAGCCACCAGCTCTGGGTCCAGTGTGACCTCCGCAGGCTCTGGAACACCCACTCTGACTGGGACGCACACAACTTCCCACAGAGTTATCACAAGTGCCTCTACTGCAGTGAGTGGGGCGAAGCCTGGGGGGTCCCTGCTGCCATGGGAAATCTTCCTCATCACGCTGGTCTCGGTTGTGGTGGCCGTGGGGCTGTTTGCTGGGCTCTTCTTCTGTGTG aGAAACAGCCTGTCCCTGAGAAACATCTTTAACACAGCTGTCTACCGCCCCCATGGCCTTGACCCAGGCCCTGGAGGGAATCGTGGAGCCCCCCACAGGCCCAGGTGGAGCCCTAACTGGTTCTGGAGGAGACCAGTATCCTCGATAGCCATGGAGATGAGCGGGAGGAACAACGGACCCTGA